Below is a genomic region from Phalacrocorax carbo chromosome 10, bPhaCar2.1, whole genome shotgun sequence.
GGGAGCCAGGGGTGCCCTCTGTGTTTAGCGTCTTTACTCCTTACGTGCTGTATTGGGAAGAAATCCCAACCCTGGTGTGTATTTCTTTGGTCCTGGTGCCCAGAGTGGTGCGGAGCTCCTAGTGTGGGCTGGGATTTGCTCCTTTAAGAGCAGAGCACCGAGCAGAATGCAACAATCCTTTCATGAACAATGTTTTATAGAGGGTTTTGCTTCATTCCTGCACCTTAGATTAGGCGGGGCCTACATTTCTGAAAGTGGGAAAGTGTCTGCTGCGTGGCTGTTAAACCCTCTGTGGATCGAGCGCCCCGACTGCGTGTTTCGGCTTGTTTTTCAAACGTCTTGCGCTAAGCTCCGCGGCAGCAGAAGGCAGCCAGCCGCTACGCGCGGGGAGCAGGGCCCGGTCTCTGTAACGCCGTGGGTGGCGGAAGCAGAACCAGTGGTTTGATGGTTCCAACGCTGTTCCTCATTTCACCAGAGCCGCAGCACGGGATGCTGCAGTCTTTCGCtctattttgctgttttaaaggAGTAACTgatggggtgggtttttttgggccACAGCGTTCAGGTGCGTGTTTGTCCAGAGTCTGAGTTCGCGTCCCGCAGGCGCAGGTGTTAGAACAAGATGGTGATCGGCTGAAACAGCTCGGCTTCGACCTTCAGAAGGCCAGGGGAGGccagtggggagggggctgctcGTGCTTTGGTAACAAGAAACTCCATGATGAGCTGCCCTCGTGGCTGAGTTTGATCAGGGCTGGGCCGTGCTTGATAGGAAAACATCtaaaagctgcattttcccTCGATAAATACCACGTGAAGGAGTCCTGCTGAGCTTTTCCTTGCCTCCGTTCAGTTGGTTACGTCTGGCTGGCAGGGCTGAAAACCACAACGCTCTCACGGGGGCTTCTGGGCTGCTCAGGAAAACCACGGTCTGGCGACCCACACTGTTCCCCGCGGGGTGTTCCTTGTCACGGGACACGGGTGTAGCGTGAGCGCGGCTCCGGCTGTGGCCACGACTTTTCCCTGGGGCGCGAAGGAAGCGAGGTCCGTAGGTGGAACACAAGCACGTCCGTGCAGCCGAGGCTCGCGGGGCAGCAGTCCGCAGGATAAACAGTTGGCTTCAGCCCGCGGAGCTCCGGCAGCACAAAGTTCACACTGAAATGTAGAAATAACTGATGACAAGGgcaggctgctgcttttctctgttcATTGTGCCTCTTAATGAGACTTACCCGGGCCAGCTATCGTGGCCTGCCAGCAGGGAGGGCCGGCACAAAGCCCCCCATTGTCGCCccccctgctccctccagccGCCTCGCAAGGTGAGCAGGAAGAGCGGTTTTATGCACTGACAGCATCTCTCGGCAGCCGGGGGTTTCACCCCCCTCTTtccacctcctctccccaggTGGCAGCTCTAGGGTTTCACCCTCCCCGTAGCTCCGAGCCCAGGAGCTCCTGGCCGGGAGGCCCTTTGGGCGCAGGGGACGCGTATTTACGCCTCGTGGATGCACGCGTCGGTTTCCCGGGCGCGCCTGGAGCTGGGATCATGCGCAGCGTGCGTGCTGGGAGGCAGAGCTGCGGGAGCGAGGGCCTCGTCTGAAGTGAGGATGGAGGGCAGGAGCGGCACCGACCGTGCTCTCTCTGCAGTGAGTatccctgctcccccagctctCACAGGCGGCCCCTGCGCTGTGCTTGCCTGATTCCTCTTTTGAAGGGGCTGAGCTCCTGCTGTTCCCGTGGATCCTGGTAAGATGATTTTGTtcatccccagcaccccacagctcAGCTCCTTGTAAGGCATCCGACTCCCTCGGCTGGATTTCCTTCGATGTGCCCAGACTTACGCAGCATAAACTGCGCGACAAGGCGGGGGGCTCAGGTCAGAGGTGCCAAGGAACCCCGGCTTGCCGCTGCAGAGCCGCTGGGGACGCGCGGCACGCAGGGACTGCAGCCTTTCCCACCCGAGGAAGTTTTATTAGCTACTGAAAAGCCACCCGTTGCCGGAGGGCTTGGGCTCTGTTGCGTTTGGATTCAGCTTTGGCAGCTTTAACTTTGTTAAGACTCACTGCTTTTTTAGTGGAATGGATCTGGAAGTTACATGTTGCTGCAAAACACCAGTAACTGACCCGGAGGCTTGAAGAGCCCGTTCCTTGTGCGGCTGTAGCAAATGCAACCGTGGGCATCGATGGAATTTCTCTATGTGCTTCAAAAGATTGAGAAACAGATTATATTTAAGTGTGGATGAAACTCTGTTATTGAAAGCACATTCCTTCTGCTTTGTAAAAATGATTTTATGCACCATTAAGTTAAATTGTTTCACTATAAGaattaaagtgatttttaatCGAGCCACTGGAAGTGCCACATGACTGCCAAGCTCTCTTACTTCAAGTAACAGCTTGGTCTGCGTGAAGAACAACttaccaagaaaataaaatacaggcaAGGAAGCAGGATCGCTCCACACAGGGCCTGTTTCAAATGCTGAAGGTTCTCCTGGCGATTTCTGCTATAAACCAAAATAACTTCATTTGCTgaggtgcagcagcagcccctgttTGTGGGACGCTTCCTGCTCCTCGGCGCGTTTGCAGGGTTTGCCTGCTTCCCCGGCCGCAGGAGGGAAGTGCTCGGCCGTGGGAGCGCTGCTTACTGGGGTGTCGGAGCTGAAACTCCATCGCTGGGGGATAGGAGTGATGATGTTCTGGGGGCTGCTGTGATGTTCTGGCAGTTCCACGTTCAGACCCCAGCAGTTTGCACAGCGATGTGTGCCGTGAGTGGGAAGTGTGTTTTATGGTGAAGAATAACCAGCAGCAGGGTTGACTTGAactccctttcccttcttttgccTTGGCTGCCAGGACAGGAGGGCCGCAGCGCGCTTCACAGCTCCATCCAGGACCTTCTGGATCATCTTGTCCGTTGCCTTGTTTTTTGCAGCTGTTGGCATCAGCATTGTGGGGGTTCTCGGcttctcccccagctctgcccaggtAAGGGATCCCGATTCAGGCAGGAAACCTCCTCCTGCCCCGATTCGTGTCGGAAGCACTTGCCGGGAGGGAGGACCGGGCTGAGCGTGGGGCTGGGTTTGGCCGGTTACCCCATCGCAGGCAGAAGGGCGGGAAGGTGCCGGCAGCGAGCTGAGCGGCGGCTCTCTCACCCCTGCAACGCGCCTGCCAGAAACCGTTGCTTAAATTAGAGGAACTTCAGTGCATCGTTTGTAAATATAGCCGCAAGCTGGTATTTCGCTCAGCAGGCACGTTCCAACGCGTGGCTCTGGCCTCTGAGGCGCGGGGGGAGCGTGTCTGCTGCCAGCGAGCTGCGCTGGCAGGGGCGGCAGATCCCAGCCTCCCCCCGTGCCTGGCTGCGGCGGAGGCTGGCGGAGAGGCCCTGGCCCTTTcctccagcaccctgctgcccGGCAGGGTGGGCACCTTCGGCGTGAGGGGCACTGGCacctctcccccagccctgtgtgATGGAGAGCGGTCTCCTTCACAGATCGGCTCCCCTCCCTTGGGTCAGAGCTTGCTGCCGTCGCTAAATAACTCAGATTAACAGGGACAAGCGAGGGGTGTGAGGGGGGATGTTGGCGGGGAGACACCACACACAGACGCTGAACGGCTGACGGTTGGTGCTGCCCTCCCTCTCTTTGTGCCCAGGCTGGCTCTCAGCTCATCCGGCTAACGCTCCAGGGCCAGCCAGACCCGCTGAGGAACCAGACAGCCTTAGTGGACGAGTCCAGGAGCACCGTGACCTACTACGTAACCTCACAGAGCAACCGCAGCGCCGTGGTGCTGTACGACAGCAGGAACGTAAGCCTGCTGGGGTAACTACCTGCCTCGCTAGCCTGGGGGCGAGCAGAGGAGCCCAGGCTGCCGAGAGAAGAGCTGCTGGGTGGGAGCAGGAGTAGACCGGGGAGAACTCCAACCAGCTACGGTTTGGTGCCTTTTTCTGCACCTTTagctaggaaagaaaaggcaggacAAAAGGAGGAATGTCTGGTTTTGGGGCTCTTAAGGCAGCTGCGGGCACATGCCGCTGCCTGCTCTCACAGGGCACAATCTGTCTCGCAGGGCTACGTGTGCTACAAACCTGTGGAGCGGCGTGCGTGCTACCTGCGGAGGATGGATGCCTGGGACCTCCAAGCCCTAAAGACACCACTCAACGCATCTGAGCAGAGAGTGAGCAGCTGCTGTGGCCGTTCCCCGGGGTGGCTGAGCAGACGGGGGTGATGAGTTGGGCTTTGCACAGAGTCCTGGCTCACTGAAGACCCTTTCCTGCATGGATTTGCGTTCGCGGTGGTGACTCTACAGCAGCATCCCAAGCGTGGCTAAGCGAGGGCACGGGCTCCCCCGCCCAGGGGTAgcagcggcagccccgttctGTGCGATCCATGGCTCGGGGGGGCCGGGTTGGTGTCTTGCGGAGGAGCAGCGCCCTGCCTTGCAGTGCTGGGCTCCGCCTGCGAGCTCAGAGCAGCAACTCCCGGGTTTAGCGATATCCTATCTTCTGTGAGAAGCGGCAGGGGTGCAGGCCGGGGAACGGCGATACGTCCCACAGAGGTGAATagcagggctctggcaggaCCTGCTCCCACTGGATTCTGTTACCTGCTCAAAAATCTGGGGAACAAAAAACAAAGGGGGTTTGTTACCATTTCATGGGGAAGAAAGTTGGAGTAAATCACGTACACGGACCCTCTGAACAAAATGTTAATGGCTGCGTGGGCAGGGGGCAGATTCTGTTTCAAGAAGACAGAAGGCCCCATTTTTTTGTGCCCCTGCCATCTGCTCTCCATTTctttgggggctcctggggtgTCCTTGTCCCTCACCTGCCGTTCCCACCCAGCCGGGAAGCAATGATGGGCAGCGTTTAACCCAGAGGGGTGTAGGAACACAGCAGCCATGAGAGCAGGCTACCAAAGGGGATACACAGAGAAGAGAGCATCTGCCAGGCTTTGAGGCTCCTTAATGGAAGTAAGAGAGTtggtggtgctggggctgccagcagcccacGCAGCCGTCAAACGGGAACTGGTGTTGGCTCAGCCGTGTCCTGTCCCAGCCACCACGGGGCTGGAGGACACTGAACTGCATCACGCCTGGTGCGGGGGGCTCCGCCACTGCACGCGGAGAGGGGACAGGGCTGCCACGGGTCGCTCCCCTGCCAGCGGGCTGTGGTGCTTGTGACACCTGGCACAACGGGGTGTTTTAGCTCCAGGTGTGGGGACAAAGCAGCCCAGGAAGGGGCCCCAGAGGAACTGCGCCCACGCCGCAGGGCTAGCGAGGGGCTGCGGGCCGTCCCCGCTCCAGCCTCgccccagcagccaggcttCTCCCAGGAGGCTGCTCTGGCCAGAGCGAGCCTCCCGGCAGCCTGGTGGGACCGGGCAGCTGTAGGGAGAAACCTGCCCTTACTGCCAGGGTAGGGACTGCTCCTTGGGTGCCTTGAAAGCGACagtggggctgcggggctggagGGCAGTGCCGGGAGGAGCAAAGCGCCTTGGGAGGAATTAATGGGGATGTTTCTTTCAGGCTGATCAGATGCTACGGCAGGACAACCAGACCAAGTACTACCGGGAGTTCCTGGGCATTCTGGCAGGGGAAGAGGTGGACCCCAAAAGCCTGGGGGAGGCTGTCCAGACCCTGTGTGAGCAGACATCCATCTTCTGGGTCAGGAGAGGGGAGGGTAAGTTGTACGTGCCCCTTCACAGAAGAGGGAAGCACGATTGTTTCTAGCACATCTAAGAGGAGTGGGCTCTGCTGCGCAAAAGCTGatgcacagcccaggaagggtTGCCAAGGGCCAGGACAGGGACAGGTGACCTCTAGGTCAAAATCAAACCATTCTTCAGCACTCACCGAGCGCTGGCTTGTACCCACAACCTGCAGTGAACGGCGGCGCTGGCTGGGAAAGGCTCCGAGCCCCCTTCCCCGGGCAGTGCAGCCTGCTTGCATGGCCCCACACCACAGAGCAGTCCCCTGCAACGCTCTTGGCTTAATGCTTGTCACCTTCACTTTCACCACAAGCAGCCTGCCGCGCTCTCATTCTGTTCTTACTCCAGCTTTAACGAGAAAGGTCGTTCCCTGAGGCTTTCCTCtgtggggctccccagggactcCTATCTGCAGGACTCCAAAAGCATTCCTCTCACCCTGCTTCTGTCCTTGCTCATTTCGCAGGTCCGGGGAAGCAGCGGCTCATCTACCTTTGCATTGACATCTGTTTTCCAAGCAACGTTTGTGTGTCTATCTGTTTCTATTACCTCCCCGAGTAAGCCCCGCAACCGCGGATGCCCTCTCGCTGCTCTACATACTTGAACTGGGTTCCTGAAAAGCCTCTGATTTCAACAAGGAAGGTAACACCTACAGTATCGCCCAAACGCTTCCTGCTGATTTCATGCTGCAGCTCAGGAGCgtttagaaaaataacaggactctgctcagcactgtcaGTACAGACACTTTATTTGCAGCTGTGCTCCAGGGCTGCATCTTGTAGGTAGTAGGAGATCCAGGCCTAGAGGAATCACGTGGAGTAGCTAGTGTTTTATGGCTACATGTCCTGTTCAACACAAGGTTATTAAATTTGTTGGGGAAGGGTTGGCTTTATAGGAGCGCAGCTCTCCAAGCAAGTCTGAAATACACTTCGAATAAAGGGactgcaaaacaagaaaacagctgcctctcctctctttGCTCAGCCTCTTCCATCATTTagaaaggctgatttttttttttttccactctggGGTACAAGAACATCACCGAGCTGTCAGCAGCTGATGCCACAGGGATTCCTCCAGCTGAACCGTACCCAGCTCCCCTCAGTGGGGTCGTGCCTCCCTCTCCCATTCCCTTTTGCCCAAGCGGCCTCCCTCAGAGGCCACGCACATTTCAGTAATGATCTGCTCGGAGCTGAATCCTGGTCTCGctcagctgcttctgccagAGACCAAGGCctccccctcggcgcagggggTGGTTACAAGTGCGCGTCTCGGGCTCCAGAGAGTTTGCTTGCCACTGTAAGGCAAGGGAAAACAAGCAGAGGTCCTTTCCTTCCCACATGTGACTGTTATCCCAACACACTGTCGTTGAAAGCGAGGCAGACAACTGCTTTCTGGTGGCCGCTGTATTCCCTCTTGATCTCTCCCGTCTCCACGCACCAAAGTCTCGCCAGGTTATCAGAGGAGGCTGGAACAGAAAGTGAAAAGGGGAGTAGGATATATTGCATTACCctttaaactttttctttatatgAAGACTTCCCTCTTCCTTCATTCGATGCCTTTATTAGGGCTGTTGATGACAGGTAAGGGAGCCACGCAGAGCAAGAAGCTTAGTGCATTTCTGTATTATGTgaggttttaattattttggagAGAAGTTACTGTGGAAATTACAACATGTACGCTTTGAAGGGACCATCACGCTGTGTGCTGCCAACAGCGTTGCTGCCAGGTCAAATAAACTGTGCACGTGAAGACGAGCTCTCCAGTTTAAAGAGACGCCCTATGGCAGCACAGGCAAAATGCTTAAAGGAATGAGATGACTGCGTTGTGGGCGCGAGGCTGGGGGCTCTCTCCTCGCGTACTGGGGCACGAGGGTTTGCCAACATCCCAGTTAGAGGAACTGCTCGGTTCAGGGCCCTGGCGTAGCCCCGATTGAGCGCTGGGCCACGGGCGGGGGAGCAGCGCTGCCTCACCTGTGACGATGTACTGGGAGTCCCCGGAGAAGGCACAGTCCCACATCCAGCCTCGAGACGTTTCCCCTGGGTTATTGCTCTTAATGCTCAGCTCTGTCATCAGCGAGAAGTTTGAAGTCCTCCAGATCTTACACGTCTGATCCGCAGAACATGTGGCCAAGAGCCTGCAAGGAAGAGACAGGCGAGGGCAATCTCATTAGTCACGCTGTACACCTCAGGGCCTCTCGTAATGTGGGCCTGGAACAGTAACGAGCCAGAGGCCGGCGTTCATTGTAATATTTCTTTACACCTGTATCAACTGCCTTAGGACACTCAAGCCAGACTCGGTGAGGGAGTACCCCAAGTTCACCACTTTGCTCCCGGAGACGAGCAGTTTGAGCCCAGCTGTAAGAGCAGCTCGTGGCTCCAAAGCCAGCTGAGATCACAGGGCACGGGGCTGGGACGCCACCGACAGCAACCCAGTCCCAGTGTGTCCCGTGCCTCCTGTCCCGCTCCTCCCTGGGGGACCCGCAGGGCGACGTGGAGCCAGCATCGGCCAACAGCTGGAGGCACAGCTGGTCTCTGCCTGCCCAGAAAGGGCCGTCTGTCCCCATCGCGGGGAGGTGAGGGGGCGGCACGCACTCACGTGGAGTCGGGGCTGAACTTGCACTGAAGGGCGTAGCGGTTGTGCGCTGGGATCTTGGTCTTGGGGATCAGCTGGGTCACCTCCTCTCCGATGCCGCCCGTCAGGTTCCACACGTAGCAATTTCCCTGTGGCGAGACAGGGGATCTGTGGCTGGGCTGGTGGTCACCCACCCAAAAGCAGCCCAAACTTTCCATGTCCGACCACAGCACGGCAAAGCCGGTACGTGCAAAcgggctgcctgtgcccagggaagggaggcgcagccccacagctgctggAGCACCGTAAATCCCACCCCACGGCTTCAAGGCCGTCGGAGCTCACCGAGCTGTTGACAGCCGCCATGTAACTGGCATCGGGGTCGATGTGAACCGAATTGATGGAAACTTCGGGCTCTGGAATCAGCTGCTCGTTGTGGTCTGTCTTCAGGTCCCAGATGTGAATGGCACCACTCTGATCGCCCACAATTAGCTCTGCCTGCAAAAATCCAGCAGCCTCATCTCTCTGAGGAGAGCcccgccagcagcagccccaagCCAGTGCCCAGATTGTGCCCGTGTAGCACCACGTGGAGCCTTGCTCTGGTTTTAAGCATCAGGGGCCTGTTCTGCCTAATTAttccccagcacagggctgtttcggagccccagcagcctgccGACCGCCCCTGCGTGCTGACAGCAGAGTACTAATCTCACGTTACGCTCTGCAAAAAAAGGCTGTTTACCTTCACAGAAGTGCTTGCTAATTTTATAAACCCCAGAGCAGTCAGCAGCTGCCCGATTTCCAGAACCACTGCACAGCTACAGCTCCAAACACCCACGGAAGCCAAATGCTTTTCAGCACGTCTGAGGAGCTGGCATTAAGATGCAAGCTGGCCAGTGAACAACTGAAGCACTCAAGGGTGTACAGATACCTGAAAAACACAAGCCTAaatggtttttcttcctctctctctccttctcagGGGAAGGACAAGAGCCAGCTGAAGGGCAGGAGTCCTGGCTCCAATCCCGTGCTCAGACCAGAAGACAATGCTGGCGTCTCGCCACTAAAACCAGGGCTTTTATCGACAGTCTTGCGCTGCCCATAATTTTAGCAGAATCCCTAGAGGAGATCAGGTCATCGGGCACAGCTAATCCTGTACCTGCGAGCAACGGCTTGTTTCTGAGGGAGACAATCATCGCTCGATATATTTAGCTGACTTCACAGTGCAGAAGCGTCTCAACCCTTAGCCTCCTCTTAGCGGGTGTAAGTGCAATTGCTAAAGCCGTCACGGCTTTAGCCAGGCCCTGAGAAATCTCCCTCGGATAACTGGATCAGCATCGCTGCAGCAGGGAACTGCAGAGCCATGAAGCTATCTGAACAAATCCTGCCACCTTTGGACTAATTAACTGCGTTCTGCTCGCAAACCAACACCTCTCCCGCAGCTCAGCAGCACCTTGATTAACGATTACTTCACATGTGAGACGTATGTACAACAACACTATTTGTCTTAACGTAATACATTCTCACAGCACTGGCACTACAGGAACATCGGCAGCATTGGGGTAAAGTCTGGTCCGAATAATTGATCTCAAATCTGGTCCAAAATCTGGGACTTGGGAAATTAAACCTTTGCAGaatcaaatgcaaaaaaatcatttttattactctgctttttaaaaaggtttgcACTGCCACGTCTGCAAACAACGCCGGCAGCGCTGTGAACACCAAACGGACCAGACGGGTTATTAACACTGCAATGATATGTATCGATTTTCACCGCCGGCCCCTCTAATGCGCTGGCGCGGCCTTTTGGCCTCGTTTCCTGAGCCTGTTTATCAGCAGCTTCTGAACCTACTGGTGAATCTTGAGCAAACCTGACCAAAGTCCCAAAGGCTGTGGGGGCCGTGGGCCCTAAGATGCTGCTTCTTGGTAGCCGTGCTGCCCTCAAGCCTCCCAGCACACCCCACGCCACCAGTTCCGCTCCCATCACACCCCCTCGGTTAGATTCTTGGGACAGAGGTGGCCCCAAAGCAGCGTCCCCTCCTGCGGGACGAGAGGCCCAGCACAGCCGCTACCGTGTCTCTTTACAACAGCCAGCAGGTAATTAGCACAAACGTGCCGGCTGGCAAATGAGCTCAGCAGACAAAGCCCCGGGACGCCTGCCGCGGGCACGGCGTGAGCCTGCGGTACCTGCTCGCTCCCAGCGCTGCCGCTCGAGGAGGTTTGCTTCACCGCACAGAGCGGCGTTGGCTTCCCCGGGGCAGACGGAGGGACTGCCGCTCTGTCCTGCCGGCTCCCGTGCCGCGTGGGCTGTGTTCCCGCACACGGAGCTCCTCGCGGCAGCAGCTCAACAGGGCAGCGGGCGGAGGGGCGGCCTTGACGCGGGAATCCAGCAGCTGCTTGCCCGGCCACGCTGCCGAGAGCTCGCAGCTCTGCGCCACCGGGAAGGccaccctccccagccagccccctGCTCTTTTGCTACGTCTGCCGGTACAAAACTCCGCAGCCCCCCAGGGTTACCCAGAGGAGCCGCAGCAAAGCAGGAGCTGGGCCACCGTGGTGGAGCCGGCGCTCACCTGGTTGGGGTGCAGGCAGACGCAGTTAATCGGAGCGTTCACCTGGAAAATCCGCTGACACTGGAGGTTACGAGACCTGCAACAAAACGGTGAGGAAGGACCGTGT
It encodes:
- the BRICD5 gene encoding BRICHOS domain-containing protein 5 — encoded protein: MHASVSRARLELGSCAACVLGGRAAGARASSEVRMEGRSGTDRALSADRRAAARFTAPSRTFWIILSVALFFAAVGISIVGVLGFSPSSAQAGSQLIRLTLQGQPDPLRNQTALVDESRSTVTYYVTSQSNRSAVVLYDSRNGYVCYKPVERRACYLRRMDAWDLQALKTPLNASEQRADQMLRQDNQTKYYREFLGILAGEEVDPKSLGEAVQTLCEQTSIFWVRRGEGPGKQRLIYLCIDICFPSNVCVSICFYYLPE
- the MLST8 gene encoding target of rapamycin complex subunit LST8; translated protein: MNAAQGTVGSDPVILATAGYDHTVRFWQAHSGICTRTVQHQDSQVNALEITPDRSMIAAAGYQHIRMYDLNSNNPNPIINYDGVSKNVTSVGFHEDGRWMYTGGEDCMARIWDLRSRNLQCQRIFQVNAPINCVCLHPNQAELIVGDQSGAIHIWDLKTDHNEQLIPEPEVSINSVHIDPDASYMAAVNSSGNCYVWNLTGGIGEEVTQLIPKTKIPAHNRYALQCKFSPDSTLLATCSADQTCKIWRTSNFSLMTELSIKSNNPGETSRGWMWDCAFSGDSQYIVTASSDNLARLWCVETGEIKREYSGHQKAVVCLAFNDSVLG